Proteins from a genomic interval of Streptomyces sp. Tu6071:
- a CDS encoding alpha/beta hydrolase yields the protein MVLHGGKAEGREPARPWQPAALRMRPFATALRRALPSRSAEVVPVRYRYRGWNGSAADPLQDTLLALDALAARDGDRPVVLLGHSMGGRAALRAAGHPTVRGIVALAPWCPEGEPVAQLAGRELVILHGDQDRVTSPDASWRLLTRAREEGAVASGVRLTGGEHTMLRYAGMWRRLAVGAVTGLLGAGPLPPEVAEGFTAPEPVAVGAGRATRTG from the coding sequence GTGGTGCTGCACGGGGGCAAGGCGGAGGGGCGGGAACCGGCGCGGCCCTGGCAGCCGGCCGCGCTGCGGATGCGGCCGTTCGCGACGGCGCTGCGGCGCGCCCTGCCGAGCCGCAGCGCCGAGGTCGTCCCGGTGCGCTACCGCTACCGGGGCTGGAACGGCAGCGCGGCCGACCCGCTCCAGGACACCCTGCTCGCGCTCGACGCCCTCGCCGCGCGCGACGGCGACCGCCCCGTCGTGCTGCTCGGGCACTCGATGGGCGGGCGCGCCGCGCTGCGCGCCGCGGGACACCCCACCGTGCGCGGAATCGTGGCGCTCGCTCCGTGGTGCCCCGAGGGCGAGCCGGTCGCCCAGCTCGCGGGCCGTGAACTCGTGATCCTCCACGGCGACCAGGACCGGGTCACCTCGCCCGACGCCTCCTGGCGGCTGCTCACGCGCGCCCGCGAGGAAGGGGCGGTGGCCTCGGGCGTGCGGCTGACGGGCGGGGAGCACACGATGCTGCGGTACGCGGGGATGTGGCGGCGGCTCGCGGTCGGCGCCGTGACCGGGCTTCTCGGCGCGGGCCCGCTGCCGCCGGAGGTCGCCGAGGGATTCACGGCACCCGAGCCGGTCGCGGTGGGGGCGGGGCGCGCGACGAGAACGGGCTGA
- a CDS encoding LLM class flavin-dependent oxidoreductase, whose translation MPLTFHWFLPTNGDSREVVGGGHGTPVTASGGDRPPSVEYLALIARSAEQLGFEGALTPTGTWCEDAWLTTAMLSQHTERFKFLVAFRPGALSPTLAAQMAASYQWQSGGRLLLNVVTGGESAEQRAFGDFLDKDGRYARTDEFLHVVRSLWRGGTVDHAGEHLRVEGARLGRLPDPVPPVYFGGSSPAALRVAARHADVYLTWGEPPAAVAEKIGAVRELAAREGREVRFGIRLHTLTRDRSEDAWAEAARLLDGIDEKLVEDVQRGLGRSESEGQRRMLALHGGRRDALEIHPNLWAGVGLVRGGAGTAMVGSHEEVARLVEEYHAVGIDEFVLSGYPHLEEAYWFGEGVLPLLERRGLWRSPRAGARPRA comes from the coding sequence GTGCCTCTGACCTTCCACTGGTTCCTGCCCACCAACGGCGACAGCCGCGAGGTCGTCGGCGGCGGCCACGGCACGCCCGTGACCGCGAGCGGCGGCGACCGCCCGCCCTCCGTCGAGTACCTGGCCCTCATCGCGCGCTCCGCCGAACAGCTCGGCTTCGAGGGGGCGTTGACGCCGACCGGCACGTGGTGCGAGGACGCCTGGCTGACGACGGCGATGCTCAGCCAGCACACCGAGCGCTTCAAGTTCCTTGTGGCCTTCCGCCCCGGCGCGCTCTCGCCGACGCTCGCGGCGCAGATGGCCGCCTCCTACCAGTGGCAGTCGGGCGGGCGGCTGCTGCTCAACGTCGTGACCGGTGGCGAGAGCGCCGAGCAGCGCGCGTTCGGGGACTTCCTCGACAAGGACGGGCGCTACGCCCGCACGGACGAGTTCCTGCACGTCGTACGGAGCCTGTGGCGCGGCGGGACCGTGGACCACGCCGGGGAGCACCTCAGGGTCGAGGGCGCGCGCCTCGGGCGGCTCCCCGACCCCGTGCCGCCCGTGTACTTCGGCGGCTCGTCGCCCGCCGCGCTGCGCGTGGCGGCCCGGCACGCGGACGTGTACCTGACGTGGGGCGAGCCGCCCGCCGCCGTCGCGGAGAAGATCGGCGCGGTGCGGGAGCTGGCGGCCCGGGAAGGGCGCGAGGTGCGCTTCGGTATCCGGCTGCACACGCTCACGCGGGACCGCTCGGAGGACGCGTGGGCCGAGGCGGCGCGGCTGCTCGACGGGATCGACGAGAAGCTCGTCGAGGACGTCCAGCGGGGGCTGGGCCGCAGCGAGTCGGAGGGGCAGCGGCGGATGCTCGCGCTCCACGGCGGGCGGCGCGACGCGCTGGAGATCCACCCGAACCTGTGGGCGGGCGTCGGGCTCGTGCGGGGCGGCGCGGGCACCGCGATGGTCGGCTCGCACGAGGAGGTGGCCCGGCTCGTCGAGGAGTACCACGCGGTGGGCATCGACGAGTTCGTCCTCTCCGGCTACCCGCACCTGGAGGAGGCGTACTGGTTCGGCGAGGGGGTGCTGCCGCTCCTGGAGCGCCGGGGACTGTGGCGGTCCCCCCGTGCGGGGGCCCGTCCTCGCGCCTGA
- a CDS encoding cryptochrome/photolyase family protein — protein MKASIVLYTSDLRLHDHPPLRAAVREAEEVVPLFVRDPGIKKVGFHAANRAAFLADCLGDLDAGLRERGGRLVVRAGEPAQVVRELVGSTGAERVHVAAGVSAYARNRADRLRAALEGTGAELVEHEAVITALPPGEVVPGSKDHFAVFTPYHRQWSAQHLREPLGAPRKLSVPSKVRSDGVPRREDVEGVSPGLARGGEREGRARLADWRRDGISRYEDLHDDLAGDGTSRLSPYLHFGALSAAECVHRARAVGGAGADAFVRQLCWRDFHHQVLAARPAAAHEDYRPRGDHWRTGSDAEHEAAAWREGRTGYPVVDAAMRQLAHEGWMHNRGRLLAASFLTKTLYLDWRLGAAHFLDLLVDGDLVNNQMNWQWVAGTGTDTRPGRVLNPLTQARKYDPEGDYVRHWVPELRGIEGRAVHEPWKRPREEREGYPEPLVDLAEGRDRFRRAREKG, from the coding sequence GTGAAGGCATCGATCGTCCTCTACACCTCCGACCTGCGCCTGCACGACCACCCGCCCCTGCGCGCCGCCGTGCGCGAGGCCGAGGAGGTGGTGCCGCTCTTCGTCCGCGACCCCGGAATCAAGAAGGTGGGTTTCCACGCGGCCAATCGGGCCGCCTTCCTCGCCGACTGCCTCGGCGACCTCGACGCGGGACTGCGCGAGCGCGGCGGCCGGCTCGTGGTGCGCGCGGGCGAGCCCGCACAGGTCGTGCGCGAACTCGTCGGGTCCACGGGCGCGGAGCGCGTGCACGTGGCGGCCGGGGTCAGCGCGTACGCGAGGAACCGCGCCGACCGGCTGCGCGCGGCGCTCGAAGGGACGGGCGCCGAACTCGTCGAGCACGAGGCGGTGATCACGGCACTGCCGCCCGGCGAGGTCGTCCCGGGCTCCAAGGACCACTTCGCCGTCTTCACCCCGTACCACCGCCAGTGGTCGGCCCAGCACCTGCGCGAACCCCTCGGCGCGCCGCGCAAGCTGAGCGTTCCGTCGAAGGTCCGCTCCGACGGGGTCCCGCGCCGCGAGGACGTCGAGGGGGTCTCGCCGGGGCTCGCCCGGGGCGGCGAGCGCGAGGGCCGCGCGCGGCTCGCGGACTGGCGGCGCGACGGGATCAGCCGGTACGAGGACCTGCACGACGACCTCGCGGGCGACGGCACCTCGCGGCTCTCCCCGTACCTCCACTTCGGGGCGCTCTCGGCGGCCGAGTGCGTGCACCGGGCGCGCGCCGTCGGCGGGGCGGGGGCCGACGCCTTCGTGCGGCAACTGTGCTGGCGCGACTTCCACCACCAGGTGCTCGCCGCACGCCCCGCCGCCGCCCACGAGGACTACCGCCCGCGCGGCGACCACTGGCGCACCGGGAGCGACGCGGAGCACGAGGCCGCCGCCTGGCGCGAGGGCCGCACCGGCTACCCCGTCGTCGACGCCGCGATGCGGCAGCTCGCGCACGAGGGCTGGATGCACAACCGGGGCAGGCTCCTCGCCGCGAGCTTCCTCACCAAGACCCTCTACCTCGACTGGCGGCTCGGCGCCGCGCACTTCCTCGACCTCCTGGTCGACGGCGACCTCGTCAACAACCAGATGAACTGGCAGTGGGTCGCGGGGACCGGCACCGACACCCGCCCCGGGCGGGTGCTCAACCCGCTCACGCAGGCCCGCAAGTACGACCCGGAGGGCGACTACGTACGCCATTGGGTGCCCGAGCTGCGCGGCATCGAGGGGCGCGCGGTGCACGAGCCGTGGAAGCGCCCGCGCGAGGAGCGCGAGGGGTACCCCGAGCCGCTCGTCGACCTCGCCGAGGGCCGCGACCGCTTCCGCAGGGCCCGCGAGAAGGGCTGA
- a CDS encoding lytic polysaccharide monooxygenase auxiliary activity family 9 protein: MHAKRKFAIGAGAVLAPALALTLGASTASAHGYISNPPSRQAQCAAGTVSCGEIKYEPQSVEGPKGLTSCSGGNSRFAELDDDSKGWVATPVSSSTQFSWKLTAQHSTSTWQYFVGGQKIAEFNDGGAKPGATVTHTVNFGNLKGKQKVLAVWNIADTTNAFYNCIDVTVR, encoded by the coding sequence ATGCACGCCAAAAGGAAGTTCGCCATCGGAGCGGGCGCCGTCCTGGCCCCCGCCCTCGCCCTCACGCTCGGTGCGAGCACCGCGAGCGCCCACGGCTACATCAGCAACCCGCCGAGCAGGCAGGCCCAGTGCGCGGCCGGCACCGTCTCCTGTGGCGAGATCAAGTACGAGCCGCAGAGCGTCGAGGGGCCCAAGGGCCTGACGAGTTGCAGCGGCGGCAACTCGCGCTTCGCGGAACTCGACGACGACTCCAAGGGCTGGGTGGCGACCCCGGTCAGCTCCTCCACGCAGTTCAGCTGGAAGCTCACGGCGCAGCACTCCACGAGCACCTGGCAGTACTTCGTCGGCGGCCAGAAGATAGCCGAGTTCAACGACGGCGGTGCCAAGCCCGGCGCCACCGTGACCCACACCGTCAACTTCGGGAACTTGAAGGGCAAGCAGAAGGTCCTCGCGGTGTGGAACATCGCCGACACCACCAACGCCTTCTACAACTGCATCGACGTCACGGTGCGGTAG
- a CDS encoding SMP-30/gluconolactonase/LRE family protein, which translates to MRARRWSEVVTHHGEGPGWDPAAGRLRIVDLTRGELLTFDADARPERLRLGDVLAAWRPRAGGGIVAAVERGFTLVDPDGTVRPGPELWSDPTVRMNDGGCDPAGSFYCGSMAYDARRGAGSVHRLAPDGTTSVVHRDATISNGLVWAPDGSEAHYADTGTGTVFRLHPDPVTGDFGTLDPWVRIDPADGGPDGITRDAEGGIWIALWGGHAVRRYAPDGTLDAVVDVGARQVSACAFGGPGYRELYITTSRQDLAPHEDPDAGAVFRAEPGVRGLPPLPYAG; encoded by the coding sequence ATGCGCGCGCGGCGGTGGAGCGAGGTGGTGACCCACCACGGCGAGGGGCCGGGCTGGGACCCGGCGGCGGGGCGACTGCGCATCGTCGACCTGACGCGCGGCGAGCTGCTCACCTTCGACGCCGACGCGCGGCCCGAGCGGCTGCGTCTCGGCGACGTGCTCGCCGCGTGGCGCCCGCGCGCGGGCGGCGGGATCGTCGCGGCCGTCGAGCGTGGATTCACGCTCGTGGACCCGGACGGGACGGTGCGCCCGGGGCCCGAGCTGTGGAGCGACCCGACCGTGCGGATGAACGACGGGGGCTGCGATCCGGCGGGCAGCTTCTACTGCGGCTCGATGGCCTACGACGCGCGGCGCGGCGCGGGCAGCGTCCACCGCCTCGCCCCCGACGGCACCACGAGCGTCGTGCACCGCGACGCCACGATCTCCAACGGCCTCGTCTGGGCCCCCGACGGCAGCGAGGCCCACTACGCCGACACCGGCACGGGCACGGTCTTCCGCCTCCACCCCGACCCGGTCACCGGCGACTTCGGCACGCTGGATCCGTGGGTGCGGATCGACCCGGCGGACGGCGGCCCCGACGGGATCACCCGCGACGCCGAGGGCGGCATCTGGATCGCCCTGTGGGGCGGGCACGCCGTCCGCCGCTACGCCCCGGACGGGACGCTCGACGCGGTCGTCGACGTCGGCGCCCGCCAGGTCAGCGCGTGCGCCTTCGGCGGCCCCGGCTACCGCGAGCTGTACATCACCACCTCGCGCCAGGACCTCGCCCCGCACGAGGACCCCGACGCGGGCGCGGTCTTCCGCGCCGAGCCAGGGGTGCGCGGGCTGCCCCCGCTCCCGTACGCGGGCTGA
- a CDS encoding chitinase, with protein sequence MRARLLALLSATASAAALTTLALGGTTAAASPRTANAGTSQHVSAAAFVVSQSQFDQMFPGRNSFYTYEGLTAALDAYPGFSGTGSDTTRKQEAAAFLANVSHETGGLVYVVEQNTANYPHYCDTSQPYGCPAGTDQYYGRGPIQLSWNFNYKAAGDALGIDLLNNPSLVEKDAAVAWKTGLWYWNTQNGPGTMTPHDAIVNGRGFGETIRSINGSLECDGKNPAQVQSRVDSYTRFAQILGVDPGANLSC encoded by the coding sequence GTGCGCGCACGATTGCTCGCTCTCCTCTCGGCGACCGCCTCGGCCGCCGCCCTCACCACGCTCGCGCTCGGCGGCACCACCGCCGCGGCGAGCCCCCGCACCGCGAACGCCGGCACGAGTCAGCACGTCTCCGCCGCCGCCTTCGTGGTGAGCCAGTCCCAGTTCGACCAGATGTTCCCGGGCCGCAACTCGTTCTACACGTACGAGGGCCTGACGGCCGCGCTCGACGCCTACCCCGGCTTCTCGGGGACCGGCAGCGACACGACGCGCAAGCAGGAGGCCGCGGCCTTCCTCGCCAACGTGAGCCACGAGACCGGCGGCCTCGTCTACGTCGTCGAGCAGAACACCGCCAACTACCCGCACTACTGCGACACTTCGCAGCCCTACGGCTGCCCGGCGGGGACCGACCAGTACTACGGGCGCGGCCCCATCCAGCTCAGCTGGAACTTCAACTACAAGGCGGCGGGCGACGCGCTCGGCATCGACCTCCTCAACAACCCGTCCCTCGTGGAGAAGGACGCGGCCGTCGCCTGGAAGACCGGGCTGTGGTACTGGAACACGCAGAACGGCCCCGGCACGATGACGCCGCACGACGCGATCGTCAACGGGCGCGGCTTCGGCGAGACGATCCGCAGCATCAACGGCAGCCTGGAGTGCGACGGGAAGAACCCGGCGCAGGTGCAGAGCCGCGTCGACAGCTACACGCGCTTCGCGCAGATCCTGGGCGTCGACCCGGGCGCGAATCTGAGCTGCTGA
- a CDS encoding SDR family NAD(P)-dependent oxidoreductase has translation MTRSQQHPIGSPFGHDSTASEVLSGIDLGGKLAVVTGGYSGIGLETTRALAGAGAHVVVPARRPEAAREALADIEGTEVATLDLGDLDSVRAFAEEFRASGRSIDLLINNAGIMACPETRVGPGWEAQFGTNHLGHYALTNLLRPALVADGGARVVELSSTGHLRSGIRWDDVDFREGYDKWEAYGQAKTANVLFAVHLDALAAEDGVRAFALHPGGILTPLQRHLERQEMVDRGWIDEQGELIDPDVFKTPEQGAATTVFAATSPLLDGLGGLYLEDCEVAVPADEAPEGSGGVKDWAIDPEQAARLWALSAERTGIDTFGRG, from the coding sequence ATGACCCGTAGCCAGCAGCACCCCATCGGTTCCCCCTTCGGCCACGACTCCACCGCGAGCGAAGTGCTCTCCGGCATCGACCTCGGCGGCAAGCTCGCCGTCGTCACGGGGGGTTACTCCGGCATCGGCCTGGAGACCACCCGCGCCCTCGCCGGGGCGGGCGCCCACGTCGTCGTGCCCGCGCGCCGGCCCGAGGCCGCGCGCGAGGCGCTCGCCGACATCGAGGGCACCGAGGTCGCCACCCTCGACCTGGGCGACCTCGACAGCGTCCGGGCCTTCGCCGAGGAGTTCCGCGCCTCGGGCCGTTCGATCGACCTCCTCATCAACAACGCGGGGATCATGGCCTGCCCCGAGACCCGCGTCGGGCCCGGCTGGGAGGCCCAGTTCGGCACGAACCACCTCGGCCACTACGCCCTCACCAACCTCCTGCGCCCGGCGCTCGTCGCGGACGGCGGCGCCCGCGTCGTCGAGCTGTCCTCGACGGGGCACCTGCGCTCCGGCATCCGCTGGGACGACGTCGACTTCCGCGAGGGCTACGACAAGTGGGAGGCGTACGGGCAGGCCAAGACGGCCAACGTGCTCTTCGCCGTCCACCTCGACGCCCTCGCGGCCGAGGACGGCGTACGGGCCTTCGCGCTGCACCCCGGCGGCATCCTCACGCCGCTCCAGCGCCACCTGGAGCGGCAGGAGATGGTGGACAGGGGCTGGATCGACGAGCAGGGCGAGCTGATCGACCCCGATGTCTTCAAGACCCCCGAGCAGGGCGCGGCCACGACCGTCTTCGCCGCGACCTCGCCGCTCCTCGACGGCCTCGGCGGCCTCTACCTGGAGGACTGCGAGGTCGCCGTCCCCGCCGACGAGGCTCCCGAGGGAAGCGGCGGCGTCAAGGACTGGGCGATCGACCCCGAGCAGGCGGCCCGGCTGTGGGCCCTGTCCGCCGAGCGCACGGGCATCGACACCTTCGGACGCGGCTGA
- the paaE gene encoding 1,2-phenylacetyl-CoA epoxidase subunit PaaE yields MTATPVEGARPSARRRPGFHTLRVAQVERLCEDAVAVGFDIPEELAEQYAHRPGQSLTLRREVEGGDERRSYSICSPAGTAPRIGVREVPGGLFSSWLVHEVREGDEVEVMSPTGLFTPDLATPGHHVLIAAGSGITPMLSIAASVLGADEDSRVTLFYGNRRAGTVMFADELADLKDRYPTRFELAHVLSREPREAELFSGRLDAERLAALVAALVDVEAADHWWLCGPHGMVTDARDVLDGLGVPAARVHQELFFADGEPITPAVRPDRPAADGPASEVTIVLDGRSTTDALPRDRTLLDGAQATRSDLPFACKGGVCGTCRALVTEGEADMRRNFALEENEVSAGYVLTCQTFPVSEKLTVDYDS; encoded by the coding sequence ATGACCGCGACCCCCGTAGAGGGCGCGCGCCCATCCGCACGGCGCCGCCCCGGCTTCCACACGCTCCGTGTCGCCCAGGTGGAGCGGCTGTGCGAGGACGCCGTCGCGGTCGGCTTCGACATCCCCGAGGAACTCGCCGAGCAGTACGCGCACCGCCCCGGCCAGTCGCTGACCCTGCGCCGCGAGGTGGAGGGCGGCGACGAGCGGCGCTCGTACTCGATCTGCTCCCCGGCGGGGACCGCGCCCCGCATCGGCGTGCGCGAGGTCCCCGGCGGTCTCTTCTCCTCCTGGCTCGTCCACGAGGTGCGGGAGGGCGACGAGGTCGAGGTCATGTCCCCGACCGGCCTCTTCACGCCCGATCTCGCGACGCCGGGGCACCACGTGCTCATCGCCGCGGGGTCCGGGATCACGCCCATGCTCTCCATCGCCGCTTCCGTGCTCGGCGCGGACGAGGACTCGCGCGTCACGCTCTTCTACGGGAACCGGCGCGCGGGCACCGTGATGTTCGCCGACGAGCTGGCCGACCTGAAGGACCGCTACCCGACGCGCTTCGAGCTGGCGCACGTGCTCTCGCGCGAGCCGCGCGAGGCCGAGCTGTTCAGCGGCCGTCTCGACGCGGAGCGCCTGGCGGCGCTGGTCGCGGCGCTCGTGGACGTCGAAGCGGCGGACCACTGGTGGCTGTGCGGCCCGCACGGCATGGTCACCGACGCGCGCGACGTGCTCGACGGGCTCGGTGTCCCGGCCGCGCGCGTCCACCAGGAGCTCTTCTTCGCCGACGGCGAGCCCATCACCCCGGCGGTCCGCCCGGACCGCCCCGCCGCGGACGGCCCCGCGAGCGAGGTCACGATCGTCCTCGACGGCCGCTCCACGACCGACGCGCTGCCGCGCGACCGCACCCTCCTCGACGGCGCCCAGGCCACCCGCTCGGACCTGCCCTTCGCCTGCAAGGGCGGCGTCTGCGGCACGTGCCGCGCGCTCGTCACCGAGGGCGAGGCGGACATGCGCCGCAACTTCGCCCTGGAGGAGAACGAGGTCTCCGCCGGGTACGTGCTGACCTGCCAGACCTTCCCCGTCTCCGAGAAGCTGACCGTCGACTACGACAGCTGA
- a CDS encoding LLM class F420-dependent oxidoreductase, whose product MDMGRIGIWNGLLSKGDPIAQEATGELEELGYGAVWLGGNSSVTGAAALVAATSRITVANGILNIWEHTAEDVAAEASDLDEAHPGRYLLGLGASHAPAVKNYRKPYSTMVAYLDTLDAAPRPVPAARRVLAALGPKMLKLAGTRAAGAHPYLVTPQHTAEAREALGPGPLLAPEVKVVLSEDAERARAIGRQVLAMYLKLPNYTNNWLRLGFTEEDFRAGGSDRLVDATVIWGSPETVRGRIAEYHEAGADHVAVQLLDGNPDSLPRAGWRELAGVLELKG is encoded by the coding sequence ATGGACATGGGCCGTATCGGCATCTGGAACGGGCTGCTGAGCAAGGGGGACCCGATCGCCCAGGAGGCGACCGGGGAACTGGAGGAGCTGGGGTACGGGGCGGTGTGGCTCGGCGGGAACAGCAGCGTGACGGGGGCCGCCGCGCTCGTCGCCGCGACCTCGCGGATCACCGTCGCCAACGGCATCCTCAACATCTGGGAGCACACGGCCGAGGACGTCGCCGCCGAGGCGTCGGACCTCGACGAGGCACACCCGGGCCGCTACCTCCTCGGCCTCGGCGCGAGCCACGCCCCCGCCGTGAAGAACTACCGCAAGCCGTACTCGACGATGGTCGCCTACCTCGACACGCTCGACGCGGCCCCGCGCCCCGTCCCCGCCGCGCGGCGCGTCCTCGCGGCACTCGGCCCGAAGATGCTGAAGCTCGCGGGGACCCGCGCGGCCGGCGCGCACCCGTACCTCGTGACGCCGCAGCACACCGCCGAGGCCCGCGAGGCCCTCGGCCCCGGGCCGCTGCTCGCGCCCGAGGTGAAGGTCGTGCTGAGCGAGGACGCCGAGCGGGCCCGCGCGATCGGGCGGCAGGTCCTCGCGATGTACCTCAAGCTGCCCAACTACACGAACAACTGGCTGCGCCTCGGCTTCACCGAGGAGGACTTCCGCGCGGGCGGCAGCGACCGGCTCGTGGACGCGACGGTCATCTGGGGCTCGCCGGAGACCGTACGGGGCCGCATCGCCGAGTACCACGAGGCGGGCGCCGACCACGTCGCCGTCCAGCTCCTCGACGGCAACCCGGACTCGCTGCCGCGCGCCGGGTGGCGGGAGCTGGCGGGGGTGCTGGAGCTGAAGGGCTGA
- a CDS encoding putative leader peptide, with product MDQRTVLTRRRHVDLARVSSAACRSTAGGTRPSGTR from the coding sequence ATGGATCAGCGCACGGTTCTGACGCGGCGTCGCCACGTCGACCTCGCCCGGGTGTCGAGCGCGGCGTGTCGCTCCACCGCGGGCGGTACGCGCCCGAGCGGCACGCGCTGA
- a CDS encoding DUF6480 family protein, with amino-acid sequence MSTYATPVSNTDADPSFTTGLEPGGGVPQGETPPAESSTSEPGPWKDPARGWTAAPLIAVGVLVLFVAGFFLAYAVLIP; translated from the coding sequence ATGAGTACCTACGCGACCCCCGTGTCCAACACCGACGCAGATCCGAGCTTCACGACGGGCCTCGAACCGGGCGGCGGCGTCCCCCAGGGTGAGACCCCGCCCGCCGAGAGCAGTACGTCCGAGCCGGGGCCCTGGAAGGACCCGGCGCGCGGCTGGACCGCCGCCCCGCTCATCGCCGTCGGGGTGCTCGTGCTGTTCGTCGCGGGATTCTTCCTGGCGTACGCGGTGCTGATCCCGTAA
- a CDS encoding aldo/keto reductase encodes MPAVPNITLNNGVEIPQLGFGVFQVPPEKTKEATLSALDVGYRHIDTAEMYGNEKEVGQAVRESGIDRAELFVTSKLNNGFHAHDDALAAFDQSLADLDIGYLDLFLIHWPLPKVGDFVETWKALEEVYRSGRAKAIGVSNFQPHHLRRLLDETDVVPAVNQIEVHPYLTQETVRAFGAEHGIATEAWSPIAQGLVLKDPVITSIADRLGKSAAQVTLRWHIQRGDIVFPKSVTRSRVEENFALFDFELTEGDMSEISALNRDERTGPNPDEFNYVP; translated from the coding sequence GTGCCCGCAGTACCGAACATCACCCTCAACAACGGCGTGGAGATCCCCCAGCTCGGTTTCGGGGTCTTCCAGGTCCCGCCGGAGAAGACCAAGGAGGCCACGCTCAGCGCCCTCGACGTCGGCTACCGGCACATCGACACCGCCGAGATGTACGGCAACGAGAAGGAGGTCGGGCAGGCGGTCCGCGAGTCCGGCATCGACCGCGCGGAGCTGTTCGTCACGAGCAAGCTCAACAACGGCTTCCACGCCCACGACGACGCGCTCGCCGCCTTCGACCAGAGCCTCGCCGATCTCGACATCGGCTACCTCGACCTCTTCCTGATCCACTGGCCGCTGCCCAAGGTCGGCGACTTCGTCGAGACCTGGAAGGCGCTGGAGGAGGTCTACCGCTCGGGGCGCGCCAAGGCGATCGGCGTCTCGAACTTCCAGCCGCACCACCTGCGGCGCCTCCTGGACGAGACGGACGTCGTCCCCGCCGTCAACCAGATCGAGGTGCACCCGTACCTCACCCAGGAGACGGTGCGCGCCTTCGGCGCCGAGCACGGCATCGCGACCGAGGCGTGGTCCCCGATCGCCCAGGGCCTCGTCCTCAAGGACCCGGTCATCACCAGCATCGCCGACCGCCTCGGCAAGTCGGCCGCGCAGGTCACGCTGCGCTGGCACATCCAGCGCGGCGACATCGTCTTCCCGAAGTCCGTCACCCGCTCCCGCGTCGAGGAGAACTTCGCCCTGTTCGACTTCGAGCTGACCGAGGGCGACATGTCCGAGATCTCGGCCCTCAACCGCGACGAGCGCACGGGACCGAACCCGGACGAGTTCAACTACGTGCCGTAA
- a CDS encoding SCO4225 family membrane protein → MTTSSRTVLATARRLLLRPLPLGYLALVAGVVCWVIADHYLVAHADASMAGVWIFFSTAPASMIFAALPTALFWVGPLVGALVNALVLGVLAERFGGRERGRSHSRPA, encoded by the coding sequence ATGACCACCTCCTCGCGCACCGTCCTCGCGACCGCCCGCCGCCTGCTCCTGCGCCCGCTGCCCCTGGGGTACCTGGCGCTCGTGGCCGGGGTCGTGTGCTGGGTGATCGCCGACCACTACCTCGTGGCGCACGCCGACGCGAGCATGGCCGGTGTGTGGATCTTCTTCTCCACCGCCCCCGCTTCGATGATCTTCGCCGCGCTGCCGACGGCGCTGTTCTGGGTCGGGCCCCTCGTGGGCGCGCTCGTGAACGCCCTCGTGCTCGGGGTGCTCGCCGAGCGGTTCGGCGGGCGCGAGCGGGGACGCTCGCACTCGCGTCCCGCGTGA